Part of the Mycolicibacterium mengxianglii genome is shown below.
GCCACGATGATCATCTGGCCGGCGTGCAGCCCGTTGGTGACCTCATCGAGTTCGGTGAAGCCGGTCGGCACACCACGCGCGAGGCCGCCGTTGGAGGCGATGGCGTCGATCTCGTCCATCGTCGGCTGCAGCAGGTCTTCCAGCGGCATGAAGTCATCCGACGAGCGGCGCTCCACCACGTCGTAGATCTCGGCCTGGGCGCGGTCGACAATCTCGGCCACGTCGGCGCCCTCAGCGCCGGCGTAGCCGTACTGGACCACCCGCGTGCCGGCCTCGACCAGCCGGCGCAGCAGTGCCTTCTCGGCCACGATGTCGGCGTAGAAGCCGGCGTTGGCAGCGGTGGGCACGGTGGAGATCAGCGTGTGCATGTAGGGCGCGCCGCCGATGCGCTTGAGCAGACCGCGCCGGTCCAGCTCCGCGGCGACGGTGACAGCATCGGCAGGCTCACCGCGACCGTAGAGATCGAGGATCGCGTCGTAGACGTTCTGGTGCGCGGGGCGGTAGAAGTCCCCGGGACGCAGCCGTTCGAGCACGTCGGCGATGGCGTCCTTGCTCAGCAGCATGCCGCCCAGGACGGACTGCTCGGCAGCCATGTCCTGCGGGGGCTGGCGCCCGAAATCCTCGCTGGGTGGAGGTGCGTCGTTCCTGCCGGCGTGCCCAAGATCATCTACAACGGCCATGCAGCGTAGACACCCCTCCCTGACGTTCTGCTCGAACTCACGTTCGACTTCATAACGCCGACCGTAGATCGGGCCACCGACATACTTCCTCGGGCCGACTCACACTGCTCAACGCGCCCGCATGACGGTAGAGATTTGCTGGCACGGTGTCCAACCGTGCCTGTTCATAGCTCTGTGCATGGAGTGTGCATAGCCTTGGACAGCCATGTTGAGTGCTTGGGGACAACTTGTGGAGTAACTACGGATTTTCGGGTGTCTTCCCAGATAAAGGCACCATAGCGAGCCGCGAGCTCTGTGGATGGAAATCCGTACGGCGTGTCGAGGTCGGTAGCCGTTTCGGGCGTGTTGTATTGCTTGTTCTTGTGCATTAGGTAAACAGCAAGTTAGCTTCGCTGAAGTTGCCGTGCCCAGAACAGTTCGCCAGCTGAAACAGCAACGCCCCGGCAAGAGCCACAGGGCTCCTACCGGGGCGTATTTACGATTCAGTTAATTTGATGCTGTGACGTTGAGCGACACGGTCGCTGTCACGTCGTGGTGCAACCGCAGCTCGACCGCGTGTGTCCCGGTCGACTTGATGTGCGCCTTGGGCAGGTGCACGACGCGCTTCTCCAGGCTCGGGCCGCCGGCCTTCTTGATCGCAGCAACGACGTCCGCCGGTGTCACGGAGCCGAACAGCTTGCCCGAATCGCTGGCGGTCTTGACGGTCAACTGCACCGACTCGAGCGCCTCGATGGCGGTCTTGAGCTCCTTGGCGTGATCGAGATCGCGCACAGTCTTGATGTCCCGGGCACGACGGATATCGTCGGCCTGGCGCTGGGCACCACGGCTGGCCACGATCGCCAGCCCACGAGGCAGCAGGAAGTTCCGGCCGTAGCCGTCCTTGACCTCAACGGTGTCCCCGGCGGACCCCAGGTGGTCCACCTCAGAGGTGAGAATGAGTTTCATTGGTAGATCCTTCTGCTTCCGTGTGGGCTAGCGGGTCGCTGAGCCGAAGGGCAGCAGCGCGACCTCGCGGGCGTTCTTGACCGCCACCGCGACGTCCCGCTGATGCTGGACACAGTTACCGGTAACCCGGCGGGCACGGATCTTGCCGCGCTCGCTGATGTAGGTACGCAGCAGGTTGGTGTCCTTGTAGTCGATATTCGCCCCGCCCTTCTTGGAGCAGAACACGCACTTGCGAGTCTTGACGGGCTTTTCCGGCGCCGGGCGCCGCTTGCTGCTACTGCTTTTGGCCATGTTGGTTCTCTTTCATCACATGCTGTGCGGCGCAAGGGCCGCGTAGTTCATAAGTAAGCGGACTCAGAAAGGAGGCTCGTCGTCGCTGCCGCCGAAGGAACCTGACGCCGGGGCGCTGCCCCACGGATCCTCGGCAGGCGCACCGCTGCTCGCTGCGGCCGCTGCGGGACGTGAGCCACCGCCGCCACCACCGCCGAAGCCCCCGCCACCACCGCCGCTGCGGCTGGCCTTGTTGACCTTCGCCGTCGCGTAGCGCAATGAGGGACCGATCTCGTCGACCTCGAGCTCCACGACGGTGCGCTTCTCACCTTCGCGGGTCTCGAACGAACGCTGCTTGAGCCGTCCGGAGACGATCACCCGCGAGC
Proteins encoded:
- the rplI gene encoding 50S ribosomal protein L9; amino-acid sequence: MKLILTSEVDHLGSAGDTVEVKDGYGRNFLLPRGLAIVASRGAQRQADDIRRARDIKTVRDLDHAKELKTAIEALESVQLTVKTASDSGKLFGSVTPADVVAAIKKAGGPSLEKRVVHLPKAHIKSTGTHAVELRLHHDVTATVSLNVTASN
- the rpsR gene encoding 30S ribosomal protein S18, giving the protein MAKSSSSKRRPAPEKPVKTRKCVFCSKKGGANIDYKDTNLLRTYISERGKIRARRVTGNCVQHQRDVAVAVKNAREVALLPFGSATR
- a CDS encoding single-stranded DNA-binding protein, whose amino-acid sequence is MAGDTVITVIGNLTADPELRFTPSGAAVANFTVASTPRTFDRQTNEWKDGEALFLRCNIWREAAENVAESLTRGSRVIVSGRLKQRSFETREGEKRTVVELEVDEIGPSLRYATAKVNKASRSGGGGGGFGGGGGGGSRPAAAAASSGAPAEDPWGSAPASGSFGGSDDEPPF